A genomic window from Etheostoma spectabile isolate EspeVRDwgs_2016 chromosome 13, UIUC_Espe_1.0, whole genome shotgun sequence includes:
- the umodl1 gene encoding uromodulin-like 1 isoform X1, with amino-acid sequence MSWMLSFWVATALLALCGGTDTMHEGNSLSASGYHLCMHNKTRNVSVLVMHTVPYTVIKPCGGWLLWKTCTDTLYRTIHQTEYKTMMEQVTGCCTGYVQVGHYCALPVSRSVEFTAKPGSCPSADGFFPRSEDCEWDMDCPGWQKCCQRSGRSVCSDPASSTNHSENGGSRFNATVTVKTDYDELMSNERGHLDHTRLLQAMVTGALQSDVSVYYLSSQPVHPYRTATSLLIDCNNTLSLYNVTSKLHHLLKHILEVSSVTVEDVDECELSALRRCSTQAHCNNTVGSYHCACHQGYIDVDPNNPGAHCTADIRMATTPEPPLTYLPPINTSYTTAFNSTQDPVGNRTMGVFNSTETSMTTALSNTSPVPHSSTDAPQWTGPAPHSSASTTVESLLPTTTCSPPIITSVWSANVTGTSFCVYWSSQFQTNQTYQVVLSKRSEVIHSCKTNQTMMELRGLQPGVLYNVTVTPQSCGSQGVALRIMVKTDAQTLDATVRLTNIQFTADLQNTSSQAYQILTKNITEEIYKSLSPEIKAMVDSGQVRIEIRRFSPGSVVVNFTIIFSPSQSQDISNVSTALLHSLTNSTIYTVDQNNTRTHDFDECASGENDCSQWATCRNILGSYTCVCLERSIDNNPGRPGRDCQAIASISTAPTTTSSLPATSSTAPIPTAPTTINTVPTTTTANSTTSFTAPTPTAPTTTNTVPTTTTTTHTSSTAPTTTNTVPTTTTTTHTSSTAQTTTNAVPTTTTATHTYSTASTTTNTAPTTITATDTTSSTAPATTAPTNTTTTSTPSSTAPTTTTTIMISMTTTPTTTATVPSTNITSPATTAAALRTATNAISVQCRVAAITVTVARDFLLRNKIRVDTIYLGLPECGVNGGNATHAQLTVAWNECLTRIVQNDTYCSASVTLFNTMEMFTLSTNGTEEVPRIRLEVPIMCAFTKNMLISVDSGSMGYDMIKDVITGLGSFQVTVQLMNGTMPLPYNSSLSSEEAVVLEVSLRPSSEQIKVVINRCWATPTRNPADPDSHTFLANSCSLNTYTKVLMNGNSSTSRVSVQIFRIVNLNVIYLHCEVQICVPIKGYTCVPDCLQRTARSSNIIGRASGSSGPLLRSGEDPLEDGYTTLNIVGLSCLGVGLSLFFIIGFICLFFYQRNRIGHYNFSAKPEKENFSYLVFNA; translated from the exons ATGAGTTGGATGCTCTCCTTCTGGGTGGCGACGGCCCTGCTGGCTCTGTGTGGGGGAACAGACACTATGCATGAAG GAAATAGCTTGTCTGCGTCTGGCTATCATCTATGTATGCACAATAAGACTAGGAATGTGAGTGTCCTGGTGATGCATACGGTCCCCTATACTGTGATAAAGCCTTGTGGTGGCTGGCTCCTCTGGAAGACATGTACAGACACACTTTACAGGACGATCCATCAGACCGAGTACAAGACCATGATGGAGCAAGTTACTGGATGCTGCACAGGCTATGTGCAAGTCGGCCATTACTGTGCCCTGC CTGTAAGCAGGAGTGTTGAGTTCACTGCCAAGCCAGGATCCTGTCCATCTGCAGATGGATTCTTTCCCAGATCTGAGGACTGTGAGTGGGACATGGACTGCCCAGGCTGGCAGAAATGCTGCCAAAGATCGGGTCGCTCTGTCTGCAGTGATCCTGCAA GCTCAACAAATCATTCTGAGAATGGAGGATCCCGTTTTAATGCAACAGTGACAGTGAAGACAGATTATGATGAACTGATGTCCAATGAAAGAGGACATCTGGATCACACACGATTGCTACAAGCAATG GTGACTGGAGCTCTGCAGTCTGATGTTTCAGTTTATTACCTCAGCTCACAGCCTGTGCATCCCTACAGAACTGCCACTTCACTACTGATTGACTGCAACAATACTCTTTCACTGTACAATGTCACGTCAAAGCTGCATCATCTCCTCAAACACATACTGGAGGTGTCATCTGTAACCGTGGAAG ATGTGGATGAGTGTGAACTGTCTGCTCTCCGTCGGTGCTCCACTCAGGCCCACTGTAACAACACAGTGGGCTCCTACCATTGTGCCTGCCACCAAGGATATATTGACGTTGACCCCAACAACCCTGGAGCCCATTGCACAG CTGACATCAGGATGGCGACCACCCCAGAGCCCCCACTTACCTACCTTCCACCCATAAACACAAGCTACACCACAGCTTTCAACAGCACGCAGGACCCTGTGGGCAACCGCACCATGGGTGTCTTCAACTCCACTGAGACCAGCATGACTACAGCTCTGAGTAATACCAGCCCTGTCCCACATAGTTCAACAGATGCTCCGCAGTGGACAGGTCCTGCACCGCATAGCAGCGCAAGCACAACTGTAGAGTCACTTCTGCCAACAACCACATGCT CTCCTCCCATCATCACCAGCGTATGGTCGGCTAACGTGACTGGGACCTCCTTCTGTGTCTACTGGTCAAGCCAGTTTCAGACAAACCAGACTTACCAGGTTGTTCTAAGCAAGAGGTCTGAGGTCATTCATTCTTGCAAAACCAATCAGACCATGATGGAGCTGAGGGGACTGCAGCCTGGGGTGCTCTACAATGTTACTGTCACTCCTCAGTCCTGCGGAAGCCAAGGAGTTGCTCTTCGTATAATGGTCAAGACTG atgCTCAGACTCTTGATGCCACAGTGCGACTTACCAACATCCAGTTCACAGCTGATCTGCAGAACACCAGCAGCCAGGCCTACCAAATCCTCACTAAGAATATTACAGAGGAG ATCTACAAGTCTCTGTCTCCAGAGATTAAAGCCATGGTGGATTCAGGCCAGGTGAGAATCGAGATCAGACGTTTTTCCCCGGGAAGTGTGGTGGTCAACTTCACCATCATCTTTTCCCCCAGTCAAAGCCAAGACATCAGTAATGTGTCAACAGCTCTGCTGCATTCCTTGACTAACAGCACCATATACACTGTGGATCAAAACAACACCAGAACACATG attttgatgAATGTGCTTCAGGGGAAAATGACTGTTCACAGTGGGCAACATGTAGAAACATCTTGGGCTCCTACACATGTGTTTGCCTGGAGCGATCTATAGACAACAACCCAGGAAGGCCTGGACGAGACTGTCAAG CAATTGCGTCAATCTCTACTGCCCCAACAACCACCTCTAGTCTTCCTGCAACTTCTTCTACTGCCCCAATCCCTACTGCTCCAACAACCATCAATACTGTCCCTACAACCACCACTGCTAATTCTACAACTTCCTTTACTGCCCCGACCCCTACAGCCCCAACAACAACCAATACTGTCCCAACAACCACTACGACTACTCATACATCTTCTACAGCCCCAACAACAACCAATACTGTCCCAACAACCACTACGACTACTCATACATCTTCTACTGCCCAAACGACAACCAATGCTGTCCCAACAACCACCACTGCTACTCATACGTATTCTACTGCCTCAACAACCACCAATACTGCCCCAACAACCATCACTGCTACTGATACAACTTCTTCTACTGCCCCAGCAACCACTGCCCCAACAAACACCACTACTACTTCTACACCTTCTTCTACTGCCCCAACAACCACCACTACTATAATGATATCCATGACTACTACCCCTACAACCACCGCTACCGTTCCCAGTACCAACATTACATCTCCTGCAACCACCGCTGCTGCCCTGAGAACTGCCACCAATGCCATATCTGTACAGTGCAGGGTTGCTGCCATCACTGTGACAGTTGCCAGGGATTTTCTTCTGAGGAACAAGATCAGGGTAGACACCATCTACTTGGGGTTGCCGGAATGTGGTGTCAATGGAGGTAATGCTACCCATGCCCAGCTGACCGTGGCCTGGAACGAGTGCCTCACTAGGATTGTGCAA aaTGATACCTACTGCTCAGCCTCTGTAACTCTGTTCAACACCATGGAAATGTTCACATTGTCAACCAATGGGACAGAGGAGGTACCCAGAATACGGTTGGAGGTTCCCATCATGTGTGCCTTCACAAAGAATATGCTTATCTCTGTTGATTCCGGCTCCATGGG GTATGATATGATCAAAGATGTTATCACGGGTTTGGGGTCATTCCAGGTGACAGTGCAACTGATGAATGGTACAATGCCTCTACCCTACAACTCCAGCTTGTCCTCTGAGGAGGCTGTGGTGTTGGAGGTCAGCCTCAGACCCTCCTCAGAGCAGATTAAAGTAGTCATCAACAGATGCTGGGCCACGCCCACGCGAAACCCTGCAGACCCCGACAGCCACACCTTCCTGGCAAACAG CTGTTCCCTGAACACATACACCAAAGTGTTGATGAACGGGAACTCCAGCACATCACGTGTGTCCGTACAGATCTTCCGCATAGTCAACCTGAATGTGATCTATCTGCACTGTGAGGTCCAGATCTGTGTGCCGATTAAAGGGTATACCTGTGTGCCT GACTGTCTACAAAGAACAGCTCGCTCTTCAAACATCATTGGAAGAGCTTCGGGTTCCTCCGGGCCTCTGCTGAGGTCAGGTGAAG ATCCCCTGGAGGATGGGTATACCACTCTTAACATAGTTGGACTCTCCTGCCTGGGAGTTGGCCTGTCGCTCTTCTTCATCATTGGTTTCATCTGCCTTTTCTTCTACCAGAGGAACCGCATTGGACACTACAACTTCAGCGCCAAACCAGAGAAGGAGAACTTCTCCTACCTTGTCTTTAACGCCTAG
- the umodl1 gene encoding uromodulin-like 1 isoform X2, whose product MSWMLSFWVATALLALCGGTDTMHEGNSLSASGYHLCMHNKTRNVSVLVMHTVPYTVIKPCGGWLLWKTCTDTLYRTIHQTEYKTMMEQVTGCCTGYVQVGHYCALPVSRSVEFTAKPGSCPSADGFFPRSEDCEWDMDCPGWQKCCQRSGRSVCSDPASSTNHSENGGSRFNATVTVKTDYDELMSNERGHLDHTRLLQAMVTGALQSDVSVYYLSSQPVHPYRTATSLLIDCNNTLSLYNVTSKLHHLLKHILEVSSVTVEDVDECELSALRRCSTQAHCNNTVGSYHCACHQGYIDVDPNNPGAHCTADIRMATTPEPPLTYLPPINTSYTTAFNSTQDPVGNRTMGVFNSTETSMTTALSNTSPVPHSSTDAPQWTGPAPHSSASTTVESLLPTTTCSPPIITSVWSANVTGTSFCVYWSSQFQTNQTYQVVLSKRSEVIHSCKTNQTMMELRGLQPGVLYNVTVTPQSCGSQGVALRIMVKTDAQTLDATVRLTNIQFTADLQNTSSQAYQILTKNITEEIYKSLSPEIKAMVDSGQVRIEIRRFSPGSVVVNFTIIFSPSQSQDISNVSTALLHSLTNSTIYTVDQNNTRTHDFDECASGENDCSQWATCRNILGSYTCVCLERSIDNNPGRPGRDCQAIASISTAPTTTSSLPATSSTAPIPTAPTTINTVPTTTTANSTTSFTAPTPTAPTTTNTVPTTTTTTHTSSTAPTTTNTVPTTTTTTHTSSTAQTTTNAVPTTTTATHTYSTASTTTNTAPTTITATDTTSSTAPATTATAPTTTTTIMISMTTTPTTTATVPSTNITSPATTAAALRTATNAISVQCRVAAITVTVARDFLLRNKIRVDTIYLGLPECGVNGGNATHAQLTVAWNECLTRIVQNDTYCSASVTLFNTMEMFTLSTNGTEEVPRIRLEVPIMCAFTKNMLISVDSGSMGYDMIKDVITGLGSFQVTVQLMNGTMPLPYNSSLSSEEAVVLEVSLRPSSEQIKVVINRCWATPTRNPADPDSHTFLANSCSLNTYTKVLMNGNSSTSRVSVQIFRIVNLNVIYLHCEVQICVPIKGYTCVPDCLQRTARSSNIIGRASGSSGPLLRSGEDPLEDGYTTLNIVGLSCLGVGLSLFFIIGFICLFFYQRNRIGHYNFSAKPEKENFSYLVFNA is encoded by the exons ATGAGTTGGATGCTCTCCTTCTGGGTGGCGACGGCCCTGCTGGCTCTGTGTGGGGGAACAGACACTATGCATGAAG GAAATAGCTTGTCTGCGTCTGGCTATCATCTATGTATGCACAATAAGACTAGGAATGTGAGTGTCCTGGTGATGCATACGGTCCCCTATACTGTGATAAAGCCTTGTGGTGGCTGGCTCCTCTGGAAGACATGTACAGACACACTTTACAGGACGATCCATCAGACCGAGTACAAGACCATGATGGAGCAAGTTACTGGATGCTGCACAGGCTATGTGCAAGTCGGCCATTACTGTGCCCTGC CTGTAAGCAGGAGTGTTGAGTTCACTGCCAAGCCAGGATCCTGTCCATCTGCAGATGGATTCTTTCCCAGATCTGAGGACTGTGAGTGGGACATGGACTGCCCAGGCTGGCAGAAATGCTGCCAAAGATCGGGTCGCTCTGTCTGCAGTGATCCTGCAA GCTCAACAAATCATTCTGAGAATGGAGGATCCCGTTTTAATGCAACAGTGACAGTGAAGACAGATTATGATGAACTGATGTCCAATGAAAGAGGACATCTGGATCACACACGATTGCTACAAGCAATG GTGACTGGAGCTCTGCAGTCTGATGTTTCAGTTTATTACCTCAGCTCACAGCCTGTGCATCCCTACAGAACTGCCACTTCACTACTGATTGACTGCAACAATACTCTTTCACTGTACAATGTCACGTCAAAGCTGCATCATCTCCTCAAACACATACTGGAGGTGTCATCTGTAACCGTGGAAG ATGTGGATGAGTGTGAACTGTCTGCTCTCCGTCGGTGCTCCACTCAGGCCCACTGTAACAACACAGTGGGCTCCTACCATTGTGCCTGCCACCAAGGATATATTGACGTTGACCCCAACAACCCTGGAGCCCATTGCACAG CTGACATCAGGATGGCGACCACCCCAGAGCCCCCACTTACCTACCTTCCACCCATAAACACAAGCTACACCACAGCTTTCAACAGCACGCAGGACCCTGTGGGCAACCGCACCATGGGTGTCTTCAACTCCACTGAGACCAGCATGACTACAGCTCTGAGTAATACCAGCCCTGTCCCACATAGTTCAACAGATGCTCCGCAGTGGACAGGTCCTGCACCGCATAGCAGCGCAAGCACAACTGTAGAGTCACTTCTGCCAACAACCACATGCT CTCCTCCCATCATCACCAGCGTATGGTCGGCTAACGTGACTGGGACCTCCTTCTGTGTCTACTGGTCAAGCCAGTTTCAGACAAACCAGACTTACCAGGTTGTTCTAAGCAAGAGGTCTGAGGTCATTCATTCTTGCAAAACCAATCAGACCATGATGGAGCTGAGGGGACTGCAGCCTGGGGTGCTCTACAATGTTACTGTCACTCCTCAGTCCTGCGGAAGCCAAGGAGTTGCTCTTCGTATAATGGTCAAGACTG atgCTCAGACTCTTGATGCCACAGTGCGACTTACCAACATCCAGTTCACAGCTGATCTGCAGAACACCAGCAGCCAGGCCTACCAAATCCTCACTAAGAATATTACAGAGGAG ATCTACAAGTCTCTGTCTCCAGAGATTAAAGCCATGGTGGATTCAGGCCAGGTGAGAATCGAGATCAGACGTTTTTCCCCGGGAAGTGTGGTGGTCAACTTCACCATCATCTTTTCCCCCAGTCAAAGCCAAGACATCAGTAATGTGTCAACAGCTCTGCTGCATTCCTTGACTAACAGCACCATATACACTGTGGATCAAAACAACACCAGAACACATG attttgatgAATGTGCTTCAGGGGAAAATGACTGTTCACAGTGGGCAACATGTAGAAACATCTTGGGCTCCTACACATGTGTTTGCCTGGAGCGATCTATAGACAACAACCCAGGAAGGCCTGGACGAGACTGTCAAG CAATTGCGTCAATCTCTACTGCCCCAACAACCACCTCTAGTCTTCCTGCAACTTCTTCTACTGCCCCAATCCCTACTGCTCCAACAACCATCAATACTGTCCCTACAACCACCACTGCTAATTCTACAACTTCCTTTACTGCCCCGACCCCTACAGCCCCAACAACAACCAATACTGTCCCAACAACCACTACGACTACTCATACATCTTCTACAGCCCCAACAACAACCAATACTGTCCCAACAACCACTACGACTACTCATACATCTTCTACTGCCCAAACGACAACCAATGCTGTCCCAACAACCACCACTGCTACTCATACGTATTCTACTGCCTCAACAACCACCAATACTGCCCCAACAACCATCACTGCTACTGATACAACTTCTTCTACTGCCCCAGCAACCACTG CTACTGCCCCAACAACCACCACTACTATAATGATATCCATGACTACTACCCCTACAACCACCGCTACCGTTCCCAGTACCAACATTACATCTCCTGCAACCACCGCTGCTGCCCTGAGAACTGCCACCAATGCCATATCTGTACAGTGCAGGGTTGCTGCCATCACTGTGACAGTTGCCAGGGATTTTCTTCTGAGGAACAAGATCAGGGTAGACACCATCTACTTGGGGTTGCCGGAATGTGGTGTCAATGGAGGTAATGCTACCCATGCCCAGCTGACCGTGGCCTGGAACGAGTGCCTCACTAGGATTGTGCAA aaTGATACCTACTGCTCAGCCTCTGTAACTCTGTTCAACACCATGGAAATGTTCACATTGTCAACCAATGGGACAGAGGAGGTACCCAGAATACGGTTGGAGGTTCCCATCATGTGTGCCTTCACAAAGAATATGCTTATCTCTGTTGATTCCGGCTCCATGGG GTATGATATGATCAAAGATGTTATCACGGGTTTGGGGTCATTCCAGGTGACAGTGCAACTGATGAATGGTACAATGCCTCTACCCTACAACTCCAGCTTGTCCTCTGAGGAGGCTGTGGTGTTGGAGGTCAGCCTCAGACCCTCCTCAGAGCAGATTAAAGTAGTCATCAACAGATGCTGGGCCACGCCCACGCGAAACCCTGCAGACCCCGACAGCCACACCTTCCTGGCAAACAG CTGTTCCCTGAACACATACACCAAAGTGTTGATGAACGGGAACTCCAGCACATCACGTGTGTCCGTACAGATCTTCCGCATAGTCAACCTGAATGTGATCTATCTGCACTGTGAGGTCCAGATCTGTGTGCCGATTAAAGGGTATACCTGTGTGCCT GACTGTCTACAAAGAACAGCTCGCTCTTCAAACATCATTGGAAGAGCTTCGGGTTCCTCCGGGCCTCTGCTGAGGTCAGGTGAAG ATCCCCTGGAGGATGGGTATACCACTCTTAACATAGTTGGACTCTCCTGCCTGGGAGTTGGCCTGTCGCTCTTCTTCATCATTGGTTTCATCTGCCTTTTCTTCTACCAGAGGAACCGCATTGGACACTACAACTTCAGCGCCAAACCAGAGAAGGAGAACTTCTCCTACCTTGTCTTTAACGCCTAG